A DNA window from Sylvia atricapilla isolate bSylAtr1 chromosome W, bSylAtr1.pri, whole genome shotgun sequence contains the following coding sequences:
- the LOC136373358 gene encoding olfactory receptor 14J1-like, giving the protein MSNSSSISHFLLLALADRRQLQLLHFCLFLGISLAALLGNGLVIAAVACGHHLHSPIFFFLLNLALSDLGSICTTVPKAMHNSLWDTTDISYAGCAAQLFFFMFFISAEFSLLTIMCYDRYMSICKPLHYGTLLGSRACAHMAADAWASAFPNALMHTANTFSLSLCHGNALGQFFCEVSQILKLFCSHSYFREFGIIAVSASLALGCLVFIVFSYVQIFRAVLRIPSEQGRHKAFSTCLPHLAVLSLFISSGTFAYLKPPSISSPSLDLALSVLYSVVPPALNPLIYSLRNQELKAAV; this is encoded by the coding sequence ATGTCCAAtagcagctccatcagccacttcctcctgctggcactggcagacaggcggcagctgcagctcctgcacttctgcctcttcctgggcatctccctggctgccctcctgggcaacGGCCTCGTCATCGCTGCCGTGGCCTGtggccaccacctgcacagccccatcttcttcttcctgctcaacctggccctcagcgacctgggctccatctgcaccactgtccccaaagccatgcacaattccctctgggaTACCACGGACATCTCCtatgcaggatgtgctgctcagctctttttctttatgtttttcatCTCAGCAGAGTTTTCCCTCCTGACCATCATGTGCTACGACCGCTACATGTCCATCTGCAAACCCCTGCACTACgggaccctcctgggcagcagagcttgtgcccaCATGGCAGCAGATGCCTGGGCCAGTGCCTTTCCCAATGCTCTCATGCACACGGCCAATAcattttccctgtccctgtgccatgggAATGCCCTGGGCCAGTTCTTCTGTGAAGTGTCCCAGATCCTCAAGCTCTTCTGCTCACACTCCTACTTCAGAGAATTTGGGATCATTGCTGTTAGTGCCTCTTTAGCTCTTGGTTGTCTtgtgttcattgttttctcctatgtgcagatcttcagagctgtgctgaggatcccctctgagcagggacggcacaaagccttttccacctgcctccctcacctAGCTGTGCTCTCCCTGTTCATCAGCAGTGGCACATTTGCCTACCTGAAGCccccctccatctcctccccatccctggatttgGCTCTGTCAGTTCTGTACTCGgtggtgcctccagccctgaaccCCCTCATCTACAGCCTGAGGAACCAGGAGCTGAAGGCTGCAGT